The Sinobacterium norvegicum genomic interval AGGGGATTTATCATGGCTGCTAAAGGTGCTCGTGAGAAGATCAAGCTAGTTTCAAGTGCTGGTACTGGTCACTTCTACACAACCGATAAGAACAAGCGTAACACTCCAGATAAGATGGTA includes:
- the rpmG gene encoding 50S ribosomal protein L33 — translated: MAAKGAREKIKLVSSAGTGHFYTTDKNKRNTPDKMVFKKYDPVVRKHVEYKEAKIK